The Toxotes jaculatrix isolate fToxJac2 chromosome 17, fToxJac2.pri, whole genome shotgun sequence genomic interval TTTTGTCCATGTCCTGTCAGACATGGAGGAGCGAGTGTCAGTGGGGTTGGAGCGTTCATGCTCAGTGCTACTACAAGGCCAGCTGTGGTTCAATCCGCTCAGGAAAGGCCTCTACCTCTGTGATGGTGCTGTGTGGATCCCTGTGCTAGAGGGTGAGGATGGTACATCAACCCTCATGAGCAGTTGTCTTCTCAGCTAAGGTTGAATATTGATAcaattctctcctctctgtcaacTCAGATCATAAAAGGCTGGACTATGTGTTGGAACATCAGGTCTTGATTACCAGCTCAGAGACGCATGATGTAGAGGTATTCACACActtgtttgaaaatgaatatttatgtatatttgcTAGAATCCACAATGTACTTTTAGTTAAGGAAATCAAAGGCACAAGGTTAGAAAAATATCTTTCTTTTAGGGAGTCTAGTGTTTTTCAAGACCAGGGTTTCCAAACAGAGGTGTCAGGAACCCTACAAGGGGTCACGAGATAGAACTATTGTTAGTTACATGCAGGTAGAGAGGAGTCCATTCCTGAAATTCACATGGGCCGTCTTAGTTGGGTGTGACCGACTTCTACTTTTGGTTGATCTGATTTCTGCATAAAATCTTAAGTGAATTCTTAATTTTCACCATGCTGTGAAAATTCCTCATTCTTCTATACAATTTGGCTGCTAAGTTTAAGATTTAAGTTTCGGttgttttttctaaataaataaataaaatttaaaaatccaaTCTTCAGGTTTTCCAGGTACCTGGCATGGGTCTCATGGCTGCTATGGCTCACCGCTCCAAAGCCTCTGGTTCTGCTGTGTATCTGTGGACCCACTCAGGATTCAAACTCTACCAGAATATCACCACCAGTGAAGCCCTGGTTTGGAGACACTTCAACATGGGAAAGAAAGTATGACacaaaaagaagttaaaaataTTGGAGAGATCGCACTTTAGACTCAATATAAGCATCAAacccattttctctctttggtTATTTGATCTAGGTATTTCTCGTGGTGTCTAACTCTGGAGGAGGGCTGCACAATCATTTCAACAAAGAGTCAGACTTTTCCGTGATTTACAAGTggagcaagaaaagaaaacaatttgtgCGGTTCCAGTCTCTGCAGACCTACTGTGCCCGAGACTGGGAGGCCTTTAACATCAATCGCCAAACCTATCTTGCTGTGGCCAATCACAGACGaggtaaaaatgaaatattcatcaaaTGACTAACTTCTAACTTCCAGAAATCCTGCATTAAATctgtataaaatattaaaattctcCTTCTGGTTTGTATTTCAGGTAATAATAATCACACTATAGACAGTGTGATATACAAGTGGAACAGGTTAACAAAGTCTTTTGAGGTTCACCAGATGCTGCCGACCTCAGGGGCCTATGACTGGGAGTTCTTCACTGTCGGTCCATACCATTTCCTGGTGGTCGCAAATGCTTTCGATGGAATAACCACATCTGTGGACTCTGTCATCTATGTGTGGGTCAATGGAAGCTTCCAGGTGTTCCAGACAATTAAGGTATGTGGTGAACATAATCAGCCTTGTACACAAAAGAGAGATTTCATAGAGATTTGATACATTCATTTCTGTTCCTTGATTCTAAAAAAAACCAGCTGTTTGGTACCACACCACTACACAGGCTAAATTTGGAAGGTGTCAGAACGTGGGTGGAAATTAGGCTTAACAGCACTTTAATGTAGCATTTTATAGCATGATTTCCatgtcattcattttctcaCCAGCTGGGCTTTGATTTCCTCTGATGAGATCTGTATCTTTGAGATGAGTATGAAAAACCATCTATCTTGTCTGTACACATAGAAGGAAGAGAATACAAACAGTGAGAGATAAAGGGGTTATGAAAAAAAGATGGGGGAGCAAGGAACAGGCGTGTCCAAGCATTTAAGACAGGGCCAAAAATAGAGCATGTGGTTTGCCATGATTTGCTTCAGCGATAGCAATGCTTTGACATGATAGCTGATAGTGAATCATATATTTGAATCTACCCACATTTGAGAATGAGAGGGCGTTGACACATTGATAGTCACATGAGAAACCATAAGGAGATGTGTGATTTAGGGAAACTCCACAGCTGGATATAAGGGTTCACAGGATCCCCCTGAGGCAAGTGGAAATTAATCACCTGAAATCATCAAATGAGAGAGAAATCATAACTTTGACACTTTCTGAAGCCACACTAGCTGCGCTGCTGCACAGGTATAATGTCAGTCTGTCAAACTGTCAGTTGAttggtccacactgaaatacCTCAAAAACTATAGAAGGGATTACGATGAAATTTTATGCAGACATGCATGGTCCCAAGAGGATGAATCCCCCTGATTTTTTTGCTGGTCCTGTGATTTTCCCTCTAACACCACCATGATGTtgtcatttgtggttttgaatgaaatgttgttggatggattgccatgtaATTTCATTTAGACATTCATGTCACCCACAGGTTGAATTATATTAACCTTGATGATCCCCTCACTTTTCCTCCAGTGCCACCACAAGATCAAACTTTTCACTTATCCACTGAAAAATACTGGATAGACTGTCACAAATTTGTGCACAGTCATTAATAGTTCCCAGATGATGTGTCCAAATGACTTTAGTGGCCCTCTGACTTTTGCTTTAATGTCACCAGAAGTTTGACATCTGTGCTTTTGAGTGAAGTggctacaacaacaactatcATGTGGACTGATATtgatttggtacagacattcatattCTCCTCaagatgaattgtaataactttggtgattccCAGTCTTTACCTCTAGTGACACTATCAGGCCTAAATTTGAATTGGTCAAAAATTTTATGGCAAACTACAACACTAATGATATTCTCATGAAATAGAAATAGACTCAAgctgtttacatttgtttactACTCTCATGTCTCCGTTCATGTTTTAACACTGTTCAGACGTCCACCACATCAACAGtatgtttcctttcttcctgtCAATCTAGACGTTCTGCGCCACAGACTGGGAAATGTTTCAGATTGGCAGCAGAGTCTTCTTGGTTGTTGCCAATGGACACAGACTCCATGGTAACGGACCAAGTCAATATGCCATCAACTCCACTATCTATGAACTGGACATGAATGGACAGCTATTTGTCCGCTTCCAGGATATAGTCACCTACAGGTACACATCTGCAAGcatcacacacatgtacacataggTAGACTATAGGAACACTTCCTGCGTAATAATGTatttgctgtcatttcagccTCTTGTAATCACCACatacctttctgtctctccagtgCAGTGGACTGGGAGTTCTTCAGCCTCGGGGAGGAACATTTTCTGGTTGTCGCTAACTCCTTTAACGGAGAATCCTACTCTCTCAACAGCATTCTCTACAGGTAGTCAACTTGTCAACAACACCCCTCCCAGTGTGAAATAATTCACCCACACTGATTGCCCTCAGAACTTAGTGCTGAAATGGTCTTCGGTACATACACCTACACAGTTGTaatgcagattaattttcttcCCGTGAGGCAGACAAGTGACAGCATACCACCACTTTTGACACAAAAAGATTCACTAGGAACAAGGAAATGTCCCACAGCTAAATTTTGATCTAGAGCTATTGTTAAGCAGATGCAAATACTCCTTTGATTTGattcctcttctctgtttgtttttagatgGCAGGGATATGAAGGCTTTGTTCCTGTTCATTGGCTCCCAACCATTGGTTGCAGTGACTGGGAGTTTTTCAGCTCTAAAGGAGAATCATATCTGATCTACTCCAGTGCCAAAGCACCTCTCTCCAAAGTCTTCAAGCTGAAAACCTATTAGGCAAAAAGAGAGCGTGCACATAGCTTTGTGggctgtattgtgtgtgtgtgtgtgtgtgtgtgtgtgtgtgtgtgtgtgtgtgtgtgtgtgtgtgcagatacaTACCTTTCTTTGTAAGGTTGTACATTGTCTTTTTGTGCCTGTGTTCCTGTGTGAGAAAATGCtttcagtcatgtttaaaatgtgtgtgtgtctgtccacaaTTTCAGGGCCAACCTTGATTACATACAGTCGAGGCTATTGCAACCAGACCATGTCCCTAGTGTTGCTGTGGGGGTTGTCTTGCAGGTTTCAACAACCTGAGGAGGACTTCAACAGTTACACAGAAATTGAATGGTGGAGTTTGAAGAATGATTCTGATATTCCTTAGAGTAAATATCTTTAAATTTTGTGCTTTTAGGAAggacaaattaaattaaactgactcatgacaaaaaatatttagtGTTGTTAGGAGAGGGTTTCTAAACTGCATTTTGACATACCTTAATTGACTTAAATGACAATTTAAGTTAACAGTTAAAttcataaaatgagaaaaaagtgtaaaataatTAGAAAATTTCAAACTTTTTTGAGGTGTTTACTGTGGCTAAACTGTGGGGTTTTGGCTGGGGGAATTTGGTATAAGGACCAACCATACATTTAGTTACCTCGCAACATCAGTCATCAGTGCTAGGTTAgcaatgtttttaaaacaagtAAGGTATGCAGAAGATTTCTATGAGAATATGTCcatttgtgtgcattttctCAACTCAAGGCAGCCTCTGTAAGATTCCTATCTTTCTGTAAAAGCATTTTATGTTGAAATGGTATTTAACATTTCGTGTATCAACTGGAATGTGTTCTCTCAaagaacatgattttttttgcctctgacTGCATgaattatatatgtgtgtaaaagtgaaagtaaattaTTGAAATTACAATAAACCACTTAATATAGTTATATGCAAGACATGAGTTGTTTATGCATTGGCTAACCTTCAGCTATGTTGAGTTAGAGCATGTAGGGTGGCCAAATGGTGTCAATTATACCCTGCAGGATCAAAACTACACAAGTTTTCATTCCAAGTCATTTCATGGCTAATCAGATACCTGGGGAGGTCTTTGATTGGTATGCATTCCTGCACAGATGGCCCTGGGCACATAACAGCCATCCTCTGTAAAACCTCGCAACCATAAAACGTGTTTGGTGCTATCAGACTACAAGCCCCATGACCTCTTTATAAACTCCAACAGTagaattatgggaaatgtagtttgTACGAGCCAAGCTTGTGGTCGCTGTAAATAGAGTTGTTGGTAACACTTTTGGCTGTTTCTTAAAGCGACTGTAAATtatagaaaataacaaaaactagACTGAAAATGTTTATATACATTAGCCAGGCAATATGTAGAGAAAATACCCTCAATTATACTCATTTTGAGCGCGTCCGTTAGCCAAGTGTGATACTACAAGTACCACAATGCACCACTTCATTCTCTGCCAGGAAGAAACATGGCTGCTTACTGTTCACCGACGATATTTTTATTTACGTTTCGTTTGTTATCTGTTCTAAGACAGGTAGAAGAAGAAACAGTCAGAGTCCGAAGCTATTTTGAGTAACAGTTCCTTTAAACCAGTCCTCAGGGTTTTGATACGAGGACGCCATTTTTTTCAGCCGTAGAGACGCAGACCGTAAACGTTACCGACAGCCGgatttcttttttacattttcgCTGCGCTGTCAAGCTGCTCATCGGTGACCTGCGATTGATTTGCCTTTTGTTTGCGTGTTAAGCTAGGTGAACAATATAACTGCGAGTCCAACGCATATACATCCGGTAATAGTCGCTATGTTCAGCCCTGTGAAGTCCTCTTATTTCAGAGTCAGCCCGGCCATTGTCAACAGAGAACTCGGCAAGACCAAGATGAGATAGCAAGAGGGCACATCGGAGTGCTAACACGCGGTTTACTACGAGGCTGAGTCTCAGCCTAACTGAGAGAAAACTgagtaaaaatttaaaaaaaaatctcaaatctCACGGGGCATGTTTGGTAATCTTttcgaggaagaggagggggaaggcTTCTCTTCCACTTCCTCCAAAGGGAGAGTTGCAAAGGGGGGAGACGAGCCACCTCCAGCCAGAGGAAGAAGCAATTTGTGCGGCATCAAAAACCAGGGAGGGACGTGCTACCTGAACTCTCTGCTCCAGACCCTGCTGTTCACCCCAGAGTTCAGAGGTAAGTACAGGTGACTTTTCCTCTGGGATGAAGAGACTGAGGTCTGCCTGTACAAGAGCAAATCAGGGTGCAGTTAACTATTTATTctactgatttattttattggtCTATATCTTTGCAGAGGAGCTGTTCGGTTTGGGGCCAGAGGAATTAGGATGTCtggaagacaaagacaaaccgGGGGCCAAAGTAAGAAATGCAAGGTACCTGTATATGTAACCCAAGATGTaatgatgatgtgtttttgtgaagtGTAGTAAGGCTTCCCCTTATTCTTCTCAGGTCAGAGTGATCCCACTGGAGCTCCAGAGGTTATTTGCCCGTCTGTTGTTGGTGGACCAGCAGAGCGCCTCCACTTCTGACCTCACTGACAGCTTTGGCTGGAACAGCAGCGAGGTTTGTTCCCGTTATCTTTGTCagtgagatggagaaagagaggctcAGGTTCCACATCTCATCTCACTGATTTGTTTACCTTTCAGTCCTATCAGGAAATACATGCTGAAATTCACAGAACTGGATTTCAGACTTACTAAGTAGCAATCAAGCCACCAatcatgcaaaaataaataagagggTTAACAAtacaagacaaataaaaaataagagggaggaagaaactGCCTTTCCCAAATCAAGGCTGTACATTCAGGGATGTGGTTAAATCGTGAACCATCAAAATGGAAAGTGTAACTTAATCCCCACCCGGGGGAGCTGAGAGTGACTCTGCACATGATGGATGAAAATGTTGTAAGgttgctgtgtgttagtgatATGTTCAAAGTAAAGAGACATGCTGTGTCCTGCAGTCTTTATTACAAACCAATTTTACAAAGGCTTTAAAGGCTTTTTTCTTCAATGACTACAAAAACAATATACTATGAAAAGTGTTATATAGTATACTTTATACTATTAGTACATAATATGGAATTAGGACACAGCAAATGTCTTCCTGTCCCtaattttatcctttttttcctgttgtcttCCTCTTTCAGGGCACAAATCAGCATGATGTGCAGGAGCTGAATAGGATTCTGTTCAGTGCTTTGGAGCACTCTCTTGTGGGCACCACTGGTAGTACATTTATTCACCGGCTCTACCATGGGACCATTGTCAACAGCATTGTCTGCAAGGAGTGTGGAAATGTCAGCCAGAGACAGGTGTGTCCATATATGCCaggcctctctgtctttctgaccTAAGTCCTTTTTATGAAGTTATATTTTGTCCATTAAAAAATGctggaaatatgttttttgtttgtctttggcCAAGTAAGATTTAATAAAATTGATGCCTAACGCCACAGGAGATATTGTAGTAGaataagttaaataaattctaGGACAGATTTCTAATTAGCCCAGTTCTGATGTAAATGTTCTTGCCTTCTTTAGGAGGACTTCCTGGacctgacagtgtgtgtttgtggcgtGTCTAGCCTGGAGGAGGCTTTGTGGAACATGTTTGTGGAGGAGGAGTTGTTTGAGGGCAATAACCTGTACCGCTGTGCACAGTGTGACAGGCTGGTCACTGCTGCCAAGGTCAGTGCCGGCTTTCATACTGTGTTAACACAATGACAAAGGTTATAATACAACTGAGAGAtattaaaatttttatttttccactttccCCCTTTGAACAAGCCTTATAGTAATATTGAACAAATAAGATGATTAAAAAATACTCATGCAACATTGATATTTTCTTGTCAacatcaaaaatatatatttatatatatatttttttttcctctgttttttctctgtttcctttctttattcattcagtCTGCTAAGCTGAAGAAGCTTCCTCCTTTCATGACCATGTCTTTGCTGAGATTCAGCTTTGACTTTGCCAAATGTGAGCGATACAAGGAGACAGGACGCTACAGCTTCCCTCTCACCATCAACCTACGGCCATTTTGTGAACAGGTTCAAGTGTTCCATTTTCTTGGTTTTCAGGCTTAGGTTTAACCTCATCTTGACTTTGTCACGCCAAGATTTCTTGAAAAGTTAACTATTATGTGTTTCTGCCTTACAGTCTGATGGAGAAGACTCTGATTACTCCTATGACCTGTTCTCTGTGATTATCCATAAGGGAGGCTGCTATGGTGGCCATTACCACGTTTATATCAGGGACATAGACCAGCTCGGCCAATGGGAGCCCCCggtgagaaaaatgaaagcaaacaatATGAGAATTGTGGAATATGTGATGTCAGTAGTGACCAATGACTAATTGCTCATTCCCCATAAAAATACTATTAAAAACAGCTGAGTGCTGATGATCGTATTGGCAGTTTTCTGTGTGCATTGCTTTCAGCaatgtgagaaaaaacaaaatgtgcaagtttttgaatgtgtgtgttaagatTGGCAACGTCTATGTGTGCTGTTGTCAGGAGGAGGACTGTAAACCTAAAACTCAGAGGAAAGTCAAGGAGGAGGTCAGGAAGGAAGTGTGTGAGCCAAAACTACAGGAAGATGACCCTTTGTCTGTCCTAACTACTATAATTGTCCAGGTACCACAACAACAATTGTAAGACCttctcatacattttttttttttttttatggagttGGGAAAAAGGAATTAATTaggtgctgtttgtttcctgtctaCTAGGAACCATCAAAGAGTGTCCTGATGGACCAGCTGGGCCAGAAACTCATGGATAAGACCGGTTCATCCTGGAACAAAAAGTTCAGAAAACACTATGGTCCCATAGGAAAGGTATTTTTGGATTCTTTGTTAATGATCGGTGGTGTACCTTTGGGCTTATATCAGTTTGTTTCTTCCACATTTTTCTCATTCCATCTGCACATTAActattttctttactttttctcttcCGGTATAGTTCCTTCAGTCCCACAATGATGTGTTCATGTTGGTGTCCAGTGGTACCAGAGT includes:
- the LOC121197220 gene encoding thrombospondin-type laminin G domain and EAR repeat-containing protein-like, coding for MSSLILVQLLLLGLRVIDISADTWRHCTDLLPLDLLSFVLERDTSKLVPGVHMKQAGGVRGVHFSSPHTSMSFPSSQLLVNCDLFPKEFSIVVTLKVSHIAPKRNEYIFSLMEPKTPEKRAVKGKENDDRDILESNKERSISGEELQGAEKKKKHDKSNEERGRITLGMRISRKCLHFLFKVHGGVVEHWVFQGTRLADNQWHTLVLTIGRQHVRLTVDCNSPLEITPSRPFPSDLNIQGSRFHIGSRGRWKGLFSGLLRQLVLVPGSDATHQICPSSDPQLAALSVPPLLLDLPVMGRVGDSHLTSYDMEERVSVGLERSCSVLLQGQLWFNPLRKGLYLCDGAVWIPVLEDHKRLDYVLEHQVLITSSETHDVEVFQVPGMGLMAAMAHRSKASGSAVYLWTHSGFKLYQNITTSEALVWRHFNMGKKVFLVVSNSGGGLHNHFNKESDFSVIYKWSKKRKQFVRFQSLQTYCARDWEAFNINRQTYLAVANHRRGNNNHTIDSVIYKWNRLTKSFEVHQMLPTSGAYDWEFFTVGPYHFLVVANAFDGITTSVDSVIYVWVNGSFQVFQTIKTFCATDWEMFQIGSRVFLVVANGHRLHGNGPSQYAINSTIYELDMNGQLFVRFQDIVTYSAVDWEFFSLGEEHFLVVANSFNGESYSLNSILYRWQGYEGFVPVHWLPTIGCSDWEFFSSKGESYLIYSSAKAPLSKVFKLKTY